A genomic stretch from Ureibacillus composti includes:
- a CDS encoding metalloregulator ArsR/SmtB family transcription factor: MINDEQAVEIFKALSNQIRINILQMLKEPDNNFSPQAHVIKEKGFDGGVCVSDIRSKIGLSQSTTSQYLSILLQSGLVEMKRIGQWTYYRRNEKTIKQFEKYIGLKL, translated from the coding sequence ATGATAAATGACGAACAGGCAGTTGAAATTTTCAAGGCTCTGTCAAATCAAATAAGAATAAATATTCTGCAAATGTTGAAAGAACCTGATAATAATTTTTCCCCACAGGCACATGTCATCAAAGAAAAAGGCTTTGATGGCGGGGTTTGTGTTAGTGATATTCGCAGCAAAATAGGACTATCACAGTCCACTACCTCCCAGTATTTGTCTATCCTATTGCAAAGCGGGCTGGTGGAAATGAAACGAATCGGACAATGGACTTATTATCGACGCAATGAGAAAACCATTAAACAGTTCGAAAAGTATATAGGCTTAAAATTATAA
- a CDS encoding TIGR03571 family LLM class oxidoreductase, with translation MSFQNHRAFHSMYQKDKMTLGFILPTARMSKNPIMENQLELARKIEEYGFASLWLRDITMQNLNIDDNGQKYDLWIYLTYLAAYTKHIALVTGSVVLPLRHPVRVAKEAASIDQLFPGRLIMGVAAGDREKDFTALGISKQESGPLFKENFEILDRLLKEDQPTIHSHAGLIDGTDMRLIPKPVSSIPTMVTGFSNQSINWIARNGDGWLQYPRSIIQQAQLIQDYRALTEVHAPGDFKPFSQSLFINLMENPDEMPVPIPLGYSVGRNRLVDLLHQFQAIGVNHLAFVLYFSKRPPEEVIQELGEFILPYFPTHKGTGQL, from the coding sequence GTGAGTTTTCAAAATCATCGTGCCTTTCACAGCATGTACCAGAAAGACAAAATGACACTCGGATTTATCCTCCCGACTGCCAGGATGTCTAAAAATCCAATTATGGAGAATCAGCTGGAGCTTGCCCGTAAAATTGAGGAATATGGCTTTGCTTCATTATGGCTCCGTGATATTACGATGCAGAATTTGAATATTGATGATAACGGCCAAAAGTACGATTTATGGATTTATTTGACATATCTTGCTGCCTATACGAAGCACATTGCGTTAGTAACAGGAAGTGTAGTTCTCCCTTTGCGCCACCCCGTCAGGGTAGCCAAGGAAGCTGCATCAATCGATCAATTGTTTCCAGGTCGATTGATTATGGGAGTGGCAGCTGGGGACAGGGAAAAAGACTTTACAGCTTTAGGGATATCTAAGCAAGAAAGCGGTCCGTTATTTAAAGAAAATTTCGAAATTCTCGACCGCCTGTTAAAAGAGGATCAGCCGACAATCCACAGCCACGCCGGGCTGATCGATGGTACAGATATGAGGTTAATCCCAAAGCCTGTATCTTCGATTCCGACCATGGTGACTGGATTTAGCAATCAGTCTATCAATTGGATAGCCAGGAATGGGGATGGGTGGCTTCAATACCCAAGAAGCATTATTCAACAGGCGCAGCTTATCCAGGATTATCGTGCTTTAACTGAAGTTCATGCTCCAGGAGATTTTAAACCCTTCTCTCAAAGCTTGTTCATCAATTTAATGGAAAATCCCGATGAAATGCCTGTCCCCATACCCTTAGGCTATTCCGTAGGAAGAAACCGTTTAGTTGATCTACTTCATCAATTTCAAGCGATTGGTGTCAACCATTTGGCGTTTGTTCTGTATTTTTCCAAGCGCCCTCCAGAGGAAGTAATCCAGGAACTTGGAGAATTTATTTTACCCTACTTTCCAACCCATAAAGGTACAGGCCAGCTTTAA